The Penaeus vannamei isolate JL-2024 chromosome 13, ASM4276789v1, whole genome shotgun sequence genome window below encodes:
- the LOC113810952 gene encoding uncharacterized protein isoform X24, with amino-acid sequence MRKSVLVWMMVAGTLATALALPRPSRPPRGLLAVAGVSKTSPACDVCGQGSGHFPGDGHNHGHFPGDGHNHGHFPGDGHNHGASGSFSGSASGSFSGSGSDSGSASGSWSGSASGSGSGSGSGSFSSSWSGSASGLSRHRRSGGLGSWTGGSTSNKPGSGNNGGSWNNGGSTSNKPGSGNNGGSWNGGSTSNKPGSGNNGGFWNNGGSTSNKPGSGNNGGFWNNGGSTSNKPGSYRPGRSVPQRRTREAEKLKSKLCPLCALGNLASGSGSVSGSWSGSASGSASGSGSGSVSGSWSGSGSGSGSGSGSASGSWSGSGSGGSGSGSGSISGSWGGNGGGSGSGSGSGSISGSGSGSGSISGGGSGSGSGSGSWGGSGSGSGSGSISGGGSGSGSGSGSWGGSGSGSGSGSISGGGSGSGSISGGGSGSGSISGGGSGSGSGSGSWGGSGSGSGSGSISGGGSGSGSISGGGSGSGSGSGSWGGSGSGSGSGSISGGGSGSGSISGGGSGSGSWGGSGSGSGSGSISGGGSGSGSWGGSGSGSGSGSISGGGSGSGSGSGSWGGSGSGSGSGSISGGSSGSWGGSGSGSGSGSVSGGGSGSGSWGGSGSGSGSGSISGGGGGSWGGSGSGSGSGSISGGGSGNCPGSCGGGSGSGHQVGGSGGGVAGAGSGSYTNKPGVGGSGHQVGGSGGGFGGAKGTSWSTAGAFGSNGAGGIGVKLDVRSS; translated from the exons ATGCGCAAGAGTGTGTTAGTATGGATGATGGTGGCAGGGACGCTCGCCAcggccctcgccctccctcgtccctcgaGACCACCGCGAGGACTTCTGGCTGTGGCAGGAGTGTCCAAGACCAGCCCTGCCTGTGATGTGTGCGGACAAGGCTCTGGCCACTTCCCGGGAGACGGCCACAACCATGGCCACTTCCCAGGGGATGGGCACAACCACGGACACTTCCCTGGCGATGGACACAACCACGGAGCATCAGGGTCCTTTTCAGGATCCGCGAGTGGCTCCTTCAGTGGTTCGGGATCGGATAGTGGTTCAGCGAGCGGATCTTGGAGCGGTTCTGCAAGTGGATCAGGATCTGGTTCTGGTTCGGGGTCCTTCAGTAGTTCTTGGAGTGGCTCTGCATCTGGATTATCTCGCCACAGAAGATCAGGTGGTTTAGGATCCTGGACTGGAGGCTCGACGTCGAATAAGCCTGGATCTGGCAACAATGGAGGTTCCTGGAACAACGGTGGTTCTACTTCTAACAAACCAGGATCTGGCAACAATGGAGGTTCCTGGAACGGCGGTTCTACTTCCAATAAACCAGGATCTGGCAACAATGGAGGCTTCTGGAACAATGGCGGTTCTACTTCCAATAAACCAGGATCTGGCAACAACGGAGGCTTCTGGAACAACGGCGGTTCTACTTCCAACAAACCCGGTTCCTATCGCCCTGGGAGATCGGTTCCACAGAGAAGAACCAGAGAAGCCGAAAAACTGAAATCCAAATTATGTCCACTTTGCGCTCTGGGCAATCTTGCGTCGGGAAGCGGTTCTGTCAGCGGTTCCTGGAGTGGTTCAGCATCGGGAAGCGCCTCAGGATCTGGGTCGGGTTCAGTTAGTGGTTCGTGGAGTGGTTCTGGTTCTGGCAGTGGGTCAGGATCAGGATCTGCCAGTGGGTCGTGGAGTGGTTCTGGTTCAGGAGGATCGGGCAGCGGTTCAGGTTCAATCAGTGGTTCCTGGGGAGGCAATGGTGGAGGATCCGGTAGTGGTTCGGGATCTGGTTCCATTTCTGGAAGCGGTTCAGGGTCTGGTTCCATTTCTGGAGGCGGTTCGGGATCCGGCTCAGGAAGTGGTTCATGGGGCGGTTCTGGTAGTGGTTCAGGATCTGGTTCCATCTCTGGAGGCGGTTCAGGATCTGGTTCAGGAAGTGGTTCATGGGGCGGCTCTGGCA GCGGTTCAGGATCTGGTTCAATTTCTGGAGGCGGTTCAGGATCTGGTTCCATCTCTGGAGGCGGTTCAGGATCTGGTTCCATTTCTGGAGGCGGTTCGGGATCCGGTTCAGGAAGTGGTTCATGGGGCGGTTCTGGTAGTGGTTCAGGATCTGGTTCCATCTCTGGAGGCGGTTCAGGATCTGGTTCCATCTCTGGAGGCGGTTCAGGATCTGGTTCAGGAAGTGGTTCATGGGGCGGTTCTGGCAGTGGTTCAGGATCTGGTTCCATCTCTGGAGGCGGTTCAGGATCTGGTTCCATCTCTGGAGGCGGTTCAGGATCTGGTTCATGGGGCGGTTCTGGCAGTGGTTCAGGATCTGGTTCCATCTCTGGAGGTGGTTCGGGAAGTGGTTCATGGGGAGGATCCGGTAGTGGTTCGGGATCTGGTTCCATTTCTGGAGGTGGCTCAGGCTCCGGTTCAGGAAGTGGTTCTTGGGGAGGCTCTGGTAGCGGATCAGGTTCTGGCTCGATTTCTGGTGGAAGCAGTGGTTCCTGGGGTGGTTCAGGCAGTGGTTCAGGATCAGGTTCAGTATCCGGAGGAGGTTCAGGAAGCGGTTCATGGGGTGGTTCAGGCAGCGGCTCAGGATCGGGCTCAATCTCTGGTGGAGGCGGTGGTTCCTGGGGCGGGTCAGGCAGTGGTTCAGGATCGGGTTCAATCTCAGGAGGAGGATCTGGAAACTGCCCTGGTTCATGCGGCGGAGGGAGTGGTTCAGGCCATCAAGTGGGCGGGAGTGGCGGCGGAGTAGCAGGGGCCGGCAGCGGTTCATACACCAACAAGCCAGGCGTCGGCGGTTCAGGGCACCAAGTGGGAGGCAGCGGCGGAGGTTTCGGAGGCGCCAAGGGGACCTCCTGGAGCACAGCCGGGGCTTTCGGGTCCAACGGCGCCGGAGGTATCGGGGTCAAGTTGGACGTCAGGAGCAGCTAG
- the LOC113810952 gene encoding uncharacterized protein isoform X20 yields MRKSVLVWMMVAGTLATALALPRPSRPPRGLLAVAGVSKTSPACDVCGQGSGHFPGDGHNHGHFPGDGHNHGHFPGDGHNHGASGSFSGSASGSFSGSGSDSGSASGSWSGSASGSGSGSGSGSFSSSWSGSASGLSRHRRSGGLGSWTGGSTSNKPGSGNNGGSWNNGGSTSNKPGSGNNGGSWNGGSTSNKPGSGNNGGFWNNGGSTSNKPGSGNNGGFWNNGGSTSNKPGSYRPGRSVPQRRTREAEKLKSKLCPLCALGNLASGSGSVSGSWSGSASGSASGSGSGSVSGSWSGSGSGSGSGSGSASGSWSGSGSGGSGSGSGSISGSWGGNGGGSGSGSGSGSISGSGSGSGSISGGGSGSGSGSGSWGGSGSGSGSGSISGGGSGSGSGSGSWGGSGSGSGSGSISGGGSGSGSISGGGSGSGSWGGSGSGSGSGSISGGGSGSGSISGGGSGSGSISGGGSGSGSGSGSWGGSGSGSGSGSISGGGSGSGSISGGGSGSGSGSGSWGGSGSGSGSGSISGGGSGSGSISGGGSGSGSWGGSGSGSGSGSISGGGSGSGSWGGSGSGSGSGSISGGGSGSGSGSGSWGGSGSGSGSGSISGGSSGSWGGSGSGSGSGSVSGGGSGSGSWGGSGSGSGSGSISGGGGGSWGGSGSGSGSGSISGGGSGNCPGSCGGGSGSGHQVGGSGGGVAGAGSGSYTNKPGVGGSGHQVGGSGGGFGGAKGTSWSTAGAFGSNGAGGIGVKLDVRSS; encoded by the exons ATGCGCAAGAGTGTGTTAGTATGGATGATGGTGGCAGGGACGCTCGCCAcggccctcgccctccctcgtccctcgaGACCACCGCGAGGACTTCTGGCTGTGGCAGGAGTGTCCAAGACCAGCCCTGCCTGTGATGTGTGCGGACAAGGCTCTGGCCACTTCCCGGGAGACGGCCACAACCATGGCCACTTCCCAGGGGATGGGCACAACCACGGACACTTCCCTGGCGATGGACACAACCACGGAGCATCAGGGTCCTTTTCAGGATCCGCGAGTGGCTCCTTCAGTGGTTCGGGATCGGATAGTGGTTCAGCGAGCGGATCTTGGAGCGGTTCTGCAAGTGGATCAGGATCTGGTTCTGGTTCGGGGTCCTTCAGTAGTTCTTGGAGTGGCTCTGCATCTGGATTATCTCGCCACAGAAGATCAGGTGGTTTAGGATCCTGGACTGGAGGCTCGACGTCGAATAAGCCTGGATCTGGCAACAATGGAGGTTCCTGGAACAACGGTGGTTCTACTTCTAACAAACCAGGATCTGGCAACAATGGAGGTTCCTGGAACGGCGGTTCTACTTCCAATAAACCAGGATCTGGCAACAATGGAGGCTTCTGGAACAATGGCGGTTCTACTTCCAATAAACCAGGATCTGGCAACAACGGAGGCTTCTGGAACAACGGCGGTTCTACTTCCAACAAACCCGGTTCCTATCGCCCTGGGAGATCGGTTCCACAGAGAAGAACCAGAGAAGCCGAAAAACTGAAATCCAAATTATGTCCACTTTGCGCTCTGGGCAATCTTGCGTCGGGAAGCGGTTCTGTCAGCGGTTCCTGGAGTGGTTCAGCATCGGGAAGCGCCTCAGGATCTGGGTCGGGTTCAGTTAGTGGTTCGTGGAGTGGTTCTGGTTCTGGCAGTGGGTCAGGATCAGGATCTGCCAGTGGGTCGTGGAGTGGTTCTGGTTCAGGAGGATCGGGCAGCGGTTCAGGTTCAATCAGTGGTTCCTGGGGAGGCAATGGTGGAGGATCCGGTAGTGGTTCGGGATCTGGTTCCATTTCTGGAAGCGGTTCAGGGTCTGGTTCCATTTCTGGAGGCGGTTCGGGATCCGGCTCAGGAAGTGGTTCATGGGGCGGTTCTGGTAGTGGTTCAGGATCTGGTTCCATCTCTGGAGGCGGTTCAGGATCTGGTTCAGGAAGTGGTTCATGGGGCGGCTCTGGCAGTGGTTCAGGATCTGGTTCAATTTCAGGAGGCGGTTCAGGATCTGGTTCCATCTCTGGAGGCGGTTCAGGATCTGGTTCATGGGGCGGTTCTGGCA GCGGTTCAGGATCTGGTTCAATTTCTGGAGGCGGTTCAGGATCTGGTTCCATCTCTGGAGGCGGTTCAGGATCTGGTTCCATTTCTGGAGGCGGTTCGGGATCCGGTTCAGGAAGTGGTTCATGGGGCGGTTCTGGTAGTGGTTCAGGATCTGGTTCCATCTCTGGAGGCGGTTCAGGATCTGGTTCCATCTCTGGAGGCGGTTCAGGATCTGGTTCAGGAAGTGGTTCATGGGGCGGTTCTGGCAGTGGTTCAGGATCTGGTTCCATCTCTGGAGGCGGTTCAGGATCTGGTTCCATCTCTGGAGGCGGTTCAGGATCTGGTTCATGGGGCGGTTCTGGCAGTGGTTCAGGATCTGGTTCCATCTCTGGAGGTGGTTCGGGAAGTGGTTCATGGGGAGGATCCGGTAGTGGTTCGGGATCTGGTTCCATTTCTGGAGGTGGCTCAGGCTCCGGTTCAGGAAGTGGTTCTTGGGGAGGCTCTGGTAGCGGATCAGGTTCTGGCTCGATTTCTGGTGGAAGCAGTGGTTCCTGGGGTGGTTCAGGCAGTGGTTCAGGATCAGGTTCAGTATCCGGAGGAGGTTCAGGAAGCGGTTCATGGGGTGGTTCAGGCAGCGGCTCAGGATCGGGCTCAATCTCTGGTGGAGGCGGTGGTTCCTGGGGCGGGTCAGGCAGTGGTTCAGGATCGGGTTCAATCTCAGGAGGAGGATCTGGAAACTGCCCTGGTTCATGCGGCGGAGGGAGTGGTTCAGGCCATCAAGTGGGCGGGAGTGGCGGCGGAGTAGCAGGGGCCGGCAGCGGTTCATACACCAACAAGCCAGGCGTCGGCGGTTCAGGGCACCAAGTGGGAGGCAGCGGCGGAGGTTTCGGAGGCGCCAAGGGGACCTCCTGGAGCACAGCCGGGGCTTTCGGGTCCAACGGCGCCGGAGGTATCGGGGTCAAGTTGGACGTCAGGAGCAGCTAG
- the LOC113810952 gene encoding putative per-hexamer repeat protein 5 isoform X10 codes for MRKSVLVWMMVAGTLATALALPRPSRPPRGLLAVAGVSKTSPACDVCGQGSGHFPGDGHNHGHFPGDGHNHGHFPGDGHNHGASGSFSGSASGSFSGSGSDSGSASGSWSGSASGSGSGSGSGSFSSSWSGSASGLSRHRRSGGLGSWTGGSTSNKPGSGNNGGSWNNGGSTSNKPGSGNNGGSWNGGSTSNKPGSGNNGGFWNNGGSTSNKPGSGNNGGFWNNGGSTSNKPGSYRPGRSVPQRRTREAEKLKSKLCPLCALGNLASGSGSVSGSWSGSASGSASGSGSGSVSGSWSGSGSGSGSGSGSASGSWSGSGSGGSGSGSGSISGSWGGNGGGSGSGSGSGSISGSGSGSGSISGGGSGSGSGSGSWGGSGSGSGSGSISGGGSGSGSGSGSWGGSGSGSGSGSISGGGSGSGSISGGGSGSGSWGGSGSGSGSGSISGGGSGSGSGSGSISGGGSGSGSGSGSISGGGSGSGSGSGSISGGGSGSGSGSGSISGGGSGSGSWGGSGSGSGSGSISGGGSGSGSISGGGSGSGSGSGSWGGSGSGSGSGSISGGGSGSGSISGGGSGSGSISGGGSGSGSGSGSWGGSGSGSGSGSISGGGSGSGSISGGGSGSGSGSGSWGGSGSGSGSGSISGGGSGSGSISGGGSGSGSWGGSGSGSGSGSISGGGSGSGSWGGSGSGSGSGSISGGGSGSGSGSGSWGGSGSGSGSGSISGGSSGSWGGSGSGSGSGSVSGGGSGSGSWGGSGSGSGSGSISGGGGGSWGGSGSGSGSGSISGGGSGNCPGSCGGGSGSGHQVGGSGGGVAGAGSGSYTNKPGVGGSGHQVGGSGGGFGGAKGTSWSTAGAFGSNGAGGIGVKLDVRSS; via the exons ATGCGCAAGAGTGTGTTAGTATGGATGATGGTGGCAGGGACGCTCGCCAcggccctcgccctccctcgtccctcgaGACCACCGCGAGGACTTCTGGCTGTGGCAGGAGTGTCCAAGACCAGCCCTGCCTGTGATGTGTGCGGACAAGGCTCTGGCCACTTCCCGGGAGACGGCCACAACCATGGCCACTTCCCAGGGGATGGGCACAACCACGGACACTTCCCTGGCGATGGACACAACCACGGAGCATCAGGGTCCTTTTCAGGATCCGCGAGTGGCTCCTTCAGTGGTTCGGGATCGGATAGTGGTTCAGCGAGCGGATCTTGGAGCGGTTCTGCAAGTGGATCAGGATCTGGTTCTGGTTCGGGGTCCTTCAGTAGTTCTTGGAGTGGCTCTGCATCTGGATTATCTCGCCACAGAAGATCAGGTGGTTTAGGATCCTGGACTGGAGGCTCGACGTCGAATAAGCCTGGATCTGGCAACAATGGAGGTTCCTGGAACAACGGTGGTTCTACTTCTAACAAACCAGGATCTGGCAACAATGGAGGTTCCTGGAACGGCGGTTCTACTTCCAATAAACCAGGATCTGGCAACAATGGAGGCTTCTGGAACAATGGCGGTTCTACTTCCAATAAACCAGGATCTGGCAACAACGGAGGCTTCTGGAACAACGGCGGTTCTACTTCCAACAAACCCGGTTCCTATCGCCCTGGGAGATCGGTTCCACAGAGAAGAACCAGAGAAGCCGAAAAACTGAAATCCAAATTATGTCCACTTTGCGCTCTGGGCAATCTTGCGTCGGGAAGCGGTTCTGTCAGCGGTTCCTGGAGTGGTTCAGCATCGGGAAGCGCCTCAGGATCTGGGTCGGGTTCAGTTAGTGGTTCGTGGAGTGGTTCTGGTTCTGGCAGTGGGTCAGGATCAGGATCTGCCAGTGGGTCGTGGAGTGGTTCTGGTTCAGGAGGATCGGGCAGCGGTTCAGGTTCAATCAGTGGTTCCTGGGGAGGCAATGGTGGAGGATCCGGTAGTGGTTCGGGATCTGGTTCCATTTCTGGAAGCGGTTCAGGGTCTGGTTCCATTTCTGGAGGCGGTTCGGGATCCGGCTCAGGAAGTGGTTCATGGGGCGGTTCTGGTAGTGGTTCAGGATCTGGTTCCATCTCTGGAGGCGGTTCAGGATCTGGTTCAGGAAGTGGTTCATGGGGCGGCTCTGGCAGTGGTTCAGGATCTGGTTCAATTTCAGGAGGCGGTTCAGGATCTGGTTCCATCTCTGGAGGCGGTTCAGGATCTGGTTCATGGGGCGGTTCTGGCAGTGGTTCAGGGTCTGGTTCAATTTCTGGAGGCGGTTCTGGCAGTGGTTCAGGGTCTGGTTCAATTTCTGGAGGCGGTTCTGGCAGTGGTTCAGGGTCTGGTTCAATTTCTGGAGGCGGTTCTGGCAGTGGTTCAGGGTCTGGTTCAATTTCTGGAGGCGGTTCTGGCAGTGGTTCAGGGTCTGGTTCAATTTCTGGAGGCGGTTCAGGATCCGGGTCATGGGGCGGTTCTGGTAGTGGTTCAGGATCTGGTTCCATCTCTGGAGGTGGTTCGGGAAGTGGTTCTATTTCTGGAGGCGGTTCGGGATCCGGTTCAGGAAGTGGTTCATGGGGCGGTTCTGGTA GCGGTTCAGGATCTGGTTCAATTTCTGGAGGCGGTTCAGGATCTGGTTCCATCTCTGGAGGCGGTTCAGGATCTGGTTCCATTTCTGGAGGCGGTTCGGGATCCGGTTCAGGAAGTGGTTCATGGGGCGGTTCTGGTAGTGGTTCAGGATCTGGTTCCATCTCTGGAGGCGGTTCAGGATCTGGTTCCATCTCTGGAGGCGGTTCAGGATCTGGTTCAGGAAGTGGTTCATGGGGCGGTTCTGGCAGTGGTTCAGGATCTGGTTCCATCTCTGGAGGCGGTTCAGGATCTGGTTCCATCTCTGGAGGCGGTTCAGGATCTGGTTCATGGGGCGGTTCTGGCAGTGGTTCAGGATCTGGTTCCATCTCTGGAGGTGGTTCGGGAAGTGGTTCATGGGGAGGATCCGGTAGTGGTTCGGGATCTGGTTCCATTTCTGGAGGTGGCTCAGGCTCCGGTTCAGGAAGTGGTTCTTGGGGAGGCTCTGGTAGCGGATCAGGTTCTGGCTCGATTTCTGGTGGAAGCAGTGGTTCCTGGGGTGGTTCAGGCAGTGGTTCAGGATCAGGTTCAGTATCCGGAGGAGGTTCAGGAAGCGGTTCATGGGGTGGTTCAGGCAGCGGCTCAGGATCGGGCTCAATCTCTGGTGGAGGCGGTGGTTCCTGGGGCGGGTCAGGCAGTGGTTCAGGATCGGGTTCAATCTCAGGAGGAGGATCTGGAAACTGCCCTGGTTCATGCGGCGGAGGGAGTGGTTCAGGCCATCAAGTGGGCGGGAGTGGCGGCGGAGTAGCAGGGGCCGGCAGCGGTTCATACACCAACAAGCCAGGCGTCGGCGGTTCAGGGCACCAAGTGGGAGGCAGCGGCGGAGGTTTCGGAGGCGCCAAGGGGACCTCCTGGAGCACAGCCGGGGCTTTCGGGTCCAACGGCGCCGGAGGTATCGGGGTCAAGTTGGACGTCAGGAGCAGCTAG
- the LOC113810952 gene encoding loricrin isoform X2 — protein sequence MRKSVLVWMMVAGTLATALALPRPSRPPRGLLAVAGVSKTSPACDVCGQGSGHFPGDGHNHGHFPGDGHNHGHFPGDGHNHGASGSFSGSASGSFSGSGSDSGSASGSWSGSASGSGSGSGSGSFSSSWSGSASGLSRHRRSGGLGSWTGGSTSNKPGSGNNGGSWNNGGSTSNKPGSGNNGGSWNGGSTSNKPGSGNNGGFWNNGGSTSNKPGSGNNGGFWNNGGSTSNKPGSYRPGRSVPQRRTREAEKLKSKLCPLCALGNLASGSGSVSGSWSGSASGSASGSGSGSVSGSWSGSGSGSGSGSGSASGSWSGSGSGGSGSGSGSISGSWGGNGGGSGSGSGSGSISGSGSGSGSISGGGSGSGSGSGSWGGSGSGSGSGSISGGGSGSGSGSGSWGGSGSGSGSGSISGGGSGSGSWGGSGSGSGSGSISGGGSGSGSGSGSISGGGSGSGSGSGSISGGGSGSGSGSGSISGGGSGSGSGSGSISGGGSGSGSWGGSGSGSGSGSISGGGSGSGSISGGGSGSGSGSGSWGGSGSGSGSGSISGGGSGSGSWGGSGSGSGSGSISGGGSGSGSISGGGSGSGSISGGGSGSGSISGGGSGSGSGSGSWGGSGSGSGSGSISGGGSGSGSISGGGSGSGSGSGSWGGSGSGSGSGSISGGGSGSGSISGGGSGSGSWGGSGSGSGSGSISGGGSGSGSWGGSGSGSGSGSISGGGSGSGSGSGSWGGSGSGSGSGSISGGSSGSWGGSGSGSGSGSVSGGGSGSGSWGGSGSGSGSGSISGGGGGSWGGSGSGSGSGSISGGGSGNCPGSCGGGSGSGHQVGGSGGGVAGAGSGSYTNKPGVGGSGHQVGGSGGGFGGAKGTSWSTAGAFGSNGAGGIGVKLDVRSS from the exons ATGCGCAAGAGTGTGTTAGTATGGATGATGGTGGCAGGGACGCTCGCCAcggccctcgccctccctcgtccctcgaGACCACCGCGAGGACTTCTGGCTGTGGCAGGAGTGTCCAAGACCAGCCCTGCCTGTGATGTGTGCGGACAAGGCTCTGGCCACTTCCCGGGAGACGGCCACAACCATGGCCACTTCCCAGGGGATGGGCACAACCACGGACACTTCCCTGGCGATGGACACAACCACGGAGCATCAGGGTCCTTTTCAGGATCCGCGAGTGGCTCCTTCAGTGGTTCGGGATCGGATAGTGGTTCAGCGAGCGGATCTTGGAGCGGTTCTGCAAGTGGATCAGGATCTGGTTCTGGTTCGGGGTCCTTCAGTAGTTCTTGGAGTGGCTCTGCATCTGGATTATCTCGCCACAGAAGATCAGGTGGTTTAGGATCCTGGACTGGAGGCTCGACGTCGAATAAGCCTGGATCTGGCAACAATGGAGGTTCCTGGAACAACGGTGGTTCTACTTCTAACAAACCAGGATCTGGCAACAATGGAGGTTCCTGGAACGGCGGTTCTACTTCCAATAAACCAGGATCTGGCAACAATGGAGGCTTCTGGAACAATGGCGGTTCTACTTCCAATAAACCAGGATCTGGCAACAACGGAGGCTTCTGGAACAACGGCGGTTCTACTTCCAACAAACCCGGTTCCTATCGCCCTGGGAGATCGGTTCCACAGAGAAGAACCAGAGAAGCCGAAAAACTGAAATCCAAATTATGTCCACTTTGCGCTCTGGGCAATCTTGCGTCGGGAAGCGGTTCTGTCAGCGGTTCCTGGAGTGGTTCAGCATCGGGAAGCGCCTCAGGATCTGGGTCGGGTTCAGTTAGTGGTTCGTGGAGTGGTTCTGGTTCTGGCAGTGGGTCAGGATCAGGATCTGCCAGTGGGTCGTGGAGTGGTTCTGGTTCAGGAGGATCGGGCAGCGGTTCAGGTTCAATCAGTGGTTCCTGGGGAGGCAATGGTGGAGGATCCGGTAGTGGTTCGGGATCTGGTTCCATTTCTGGAAGCGGTTCAGGGTCTGGTTCCATTTCTGGAGGCGGTTCGGGATCCGGCTCAGGAAGTGGTTCATGGGGCGGTTCTGGTAGTGGTTCAGGATCTGGTTCCATCTCTGGAGGCGGTTCAGGATCTGGTTCAGGAAGTGGTTCATGGGGCGGCTCTGGCA GCGGTTCAGGATCTGGTTCCATCTCTGGAGGCGGTTCAGGATCTGGTTCATGGGGCGGTTCTGGCAGTGGTTCAGGGTCTGGTTCAATTTCTGGAGGCGGTTCTGGCAGTGGTTCAGGGTCTGGTTCAATTTCTGGAGGCGGTTCTGGCAGTGGTTCAGGGTCTGGTTCAATTTCTGGAGGCGGTTCTGGCAGTGGTTCAGGGTCTGGTTCAATTTCTGGAGGCGGTTCTGGCAGTGGTTCAGGGTCTGGTTCAATTTCTGGAGGCGGTTCAGGATCCGGGTCATGGGGCGGTTCTGGTAGTGGTTCAGGATCTGGTTCCATCTCTGGAGGTGGTTCGGGAAGTGGTTCTATTTCTGGAGGCGGTTCGGGATCCGGTTCAGGAAGTGGTTCATGGGGCGGTTCTGGTAGTGGTTCAGGATCTGGTTCCATCTCTGGAGGCGGTTCAGGAAGTGGTTCATGGGGCGGTTCTGGCAGTGGTTCAGGATCTGGTTCAATTTCTGGAGGCGGTTCAGGATCTGGTTCAATTTCTGGAGGCGGTTCAGGATCTGGTTCCATCTCTGGAGGCGGTTCAGGATCTGGTTCCATTTCTGGAGGCGGTTCGGGATCCGGTTCAGGAAGTGGTTCATGGGGCGGTTCTGGTAGTGGTTCAGGATCTGGTTCCATCTCTGGAGGCGGTTCAGGATCTGGTTCCATCTCTGGAGGCGGTTCAGGATCTGGTTCAGGAAGTGGTTCATGGGGCGGTTCTGGCAGTGGTTCAGGATCTGGTTCCATCTCTGGAGGCGGTTCAGGATCTGGTTCCATCTCTGGAGGCGGTTCAGGATCTGGTTCATGGGGCGGTTCTGGCAGTGGTTCAGGATCTGGTTCCATCTCTGGAGGTGGTTCGGGAAGTGGTTCATGGGGAGGATCCGGTAGTGGTTCGGGATCTGGTTCCATTTCTGGAGGTGGCTCAGGCTCCGGTTCAGGAAGTGGTTCTTGGGGAGGCTCTGGTAGCGGATCAGGTTCTGGCTCGATTTCTGGTGGAAGCAGTGGTTCCTGGGGTGGTTCAGGCAGTGGTTCAGGATCAGGTTCAGTATCCGGAGGAGGTTCAGGAAGCGGTTCATGGGGTGGTTCAGGCAGCGGCTCAGGATCGGGCTCAATCTCTGGTGGAGGCGGTGGTTCCTGGGGCGGGTCAGGCAGTGGTTCAGGATCGGGTTCAATCTCAGGAGGAGGATCTGGAAACTGCCCTGGTTCATGCGGCGGAGGGAGTGGTTCAGGCCATCAAGTGGGCGGGAGTGGCGGCGGAGTAGCAGGGGCCGGCAGCGGTTCATACACCAACAAGCCAGGCGTCGGCGGTTCAGGGCACCAAGTGGGAGGCAGCGGCGGAGGTTTCGGAGGCGCCAAGGGGACCTCCTGGAGCACAGCCGGGGCTTTCGGGTCCAACGGCGCCGGAGGTATCGGGGTCAAGTTGGACGTCAGGAGCAGCTAG